In Nocardioides cavernae, a single genomic region encodes these proteins:
- a CDS encoding peptidoglycan D,D-transpeptidase FtsI family protein: MNKPIRVVSVFCLVLFLALLVNASYLMYVRADSLSDDPRNRRIITATFSRERGAILVGKEAIARSVPSDDKYKFQRTYSQPYKYAPITGYFSWYGQTGVESSQNSVLAGDDSRLFVTRLVDMLSNSDPKGGNVQLATNAAAQDAAWDGLEGLPGDAQGAVVALEPTTGRVLAMASTPTFDPNKLASHDFGAVADLSKELNADPREPLINRAIGTTLPPGSTFKLVTAAAAIESGNYDADSQVPGGYRFKLPQSSTTVGNYDGGNCGGRRITLTQALQVSCNVTFMSLANELGVDAMAEQAEAFGFNDTSLEDLGGQAESLYPRDLDPPQTALSGIGQSSVTATPLQMAMVAAAIANDGDVMRPYVVDEVRAANLSVLDRTDPQSISKAISSTTAEELTTMMVATVDSGTATPAQIPGVQVAGKTGTAQSTADRPPYAWFVSFAPADNPQVAVAVLVQSSDTSRSEIGGGRLGGPIAKAVMEAVINQ, encoded by the coding sequence GTGAACAAGCCCATCCGGGTCGTGTCGGTCTTCTGCCTCGTCCTGTTCCTGGCGCTGCTCGTCAACGCCTCCTACCTGATGTACGTCCGCGCGGACAGCCTGTCCGACGACCCCCGCAACCGGCGGATCATCACCGCGACCTTCTCCCGCGAGCGCGGTGCGATCCTCGTCGGCAAGGAGGCGATCGCCCGCAGCGTGCCGTCCGACGACAAGTACAAGTTCCAGCGCACCTACTCCCAGCCGTACAAGTACGCCCCCATCACCGGCTACTTCTCCTGGTACGGCCAGACCGGTGTGGAGAGCTCGCAGAACTCCGTGCTCGCCGGCGACGACTCGCGGCTGTTCGTCACCCGCCTCGTCGACATGCTCAGCAACAGCGACCCCAAGGGCGGCAACGTCCAGCTGGCGACCAACGCCGCCGCGCAGGACGCCGCCTGGGATGGCCTCGAGGGCCTGCCGGGCGACGCGCAGGGTGCCGTCGTGGCGCTCGAGCCGACGACCGGCCGGGTGCTGGCGATGGCCTCCACCCCGACGTTCGACCCGAACAAGCTCGCCTCGCACGACTTCGGCGCCGTGGCCGACCTCAGCAAGGAGCTCAACGCCGACCCCCGCGAGCCGCTCATCAACCGCGCGATCGGCACCACGCTGCCTCCGGGGTCGACGTTCAAGCTGGTCACCGCCGCGGCCGCGATCGAGTCGGGCAACTACGACGCCGACTCCCAGGTCCCCGGTGGCTACCGCTTCAAGCTGCCGCAGTCCTCGACGACGGTCGGCAACTACGACGGCGGCAACTGCGGCGGTCGCCGGATCACCCTGACCCAGGCACTGCAGGTCTCGTGCAACGTCACCTTCATGAGCCTGGCCAACGAGCTCGGCGTCGACGCGATGGCCGAGCAGGCCGAGGCGTTCGGCTTCAACGACACCTCGCTGGAGGACCTCGGCGGGCAGGCCGAGTCGCTCTACCCGCGTGACCTCGACCCGCCGCAGACGGCCCTGTCGGGCATCGGCCAGTCGAGTGTCACCGCCACGCCGCTGCAGATGGCGATGGTCGCTGCCGCGATCGCCAACGACGGCGACGTGATGCGTCCCTACGTCGTCGACGAGGTGCGCGCCGCCAACCTGTCGGTGCTCGACCGCACCGACCCGCAGAGCATCAGCAAGGCGATCTCGAGCACCACCGCCGAGGAGCTGACCACGATGATGGTCGCGACCGTCGACTCCGGCACCGCGACCCCGGCCCAGATCCCGGGCGTGCAGGTCGCCGGCAAGACCGGCACCGCGCAGTCCACGGCCGACCGGCCGCCCTACGCCTGGTTCGTCTCCTTCGCCCCGGCCGACAACCCCCAGGTGGCCGTCGCCGTGCTGGTGCAGTCGAGCGACACCTCGCGCTCGGAGATCGGCGGCGGGCGCCTCGGCGGCCCGATCGCCAAGGCGGTCATGGAGGCGGTGATCAACCAGTGA
- a CDS encoding PP2C family protein-serine/threonine phosphatase, whose translation MYLHYSAISDVGRVRRENQDSGYAGPWLLTVCDGVGGAVRGDLASSTAVQALRKLDQEPDDDILGQVAGAVHRADDRIAELVEEDPALNGTSTTATVALFDGTRFGIGHIGDSRAYLYRRGELRQLTHDHTFVQSLIDEGRITEEQSRTHPHRNLILKALDGIRHEEPDLFEFPAEPGDRVFLCSDGACGTLTHDRMAEILGTGTPDFAAVELVRASLEAGSTDNVTCLVADVSEEAPPEDLTPLLVGAAADLPRRLPLGGAVGGLFRGHRSGDTGEIPPVPDDVPEGAYVADPIDPEAARYAPRDPGRHAWLRRLLMAAVLLGLGWVVLAAGWSWSQQQFYVAEDGGKVTIFRGIDASLPGVSLSHPYEVTDVELTRLSDIDAEQVREGIESDDLEDARLTVDNYAARQDVD comes from the coding sequence ATGTACCTCCACTACTCCGCGATCTCCGACGTCGGCCGCGTGCGCCGCGAGAACCAGGACAGCGGCTACGCCGGTCCATGGCTGCTGACCGTCTGCGACGGCGTCGGCGGCGCGGTCCGTGGCGACCTCGCCTCGAGCACCGCCGTGCAGGCGCTGCGCAAGCTCGACCAGGAGCCGGACGACGACATCCTCGGCCAGGTGGCCGGCGCCGTGCACCGCGCCGACGACCGCATCGCCGAGCTGGTCGAGGAGGACCCTGCCCTCAACGGCACCTCCACCACCGCCACCGTCGCGCTCTTCGACGGCACCCGCTTCGGGATCGGTCACATCGGCGACAGCCGCGCCTACCTCTACCGCCGCGGCGAGCTGCGCCAGCTCACCCACGACCACACCTTCGTCCAGTCGCTCATCGACGAGGGCCGGATCACCGAGGAGCAGTCGCGGACCCACCCGCACCGCAACCTCATCCTCAAGGCGCTCGACGGCATCCGCCACGAGGAGCCCGACCTCTTCGAGTTCCCCGCAGAGCCGGGCGACCGCGTGTTCCTCTGCAGCGACGGCGCGTGCGGCACGCTCACCCACGACCGGATGGCCGAGATCCTCGGCACCGGCACCCCCGACTTCGCCGCCGTGGAGCTCGTACGCGCGAGCCTCGAGGCCGGCAGCACCGACAACGTCACCTGCCTCGTCGCCGACGTCTCCGAGGAGGCGCCGCCCGAGGACCTCACGCCCCTCCTCGTCGGCGCGGCCGCCGACCTGCCGCGGCGCCTGCCGCTCGGCGGCGCGGTCGGCGGGCTGTTCCGTGGCCACCGCTCCGGCGACACCGGCGAGATCCCGCCCGTCCCCGACGACGTGCCCGAGGGCGCCTACGTCGCCGACCCGATCGACCCCGAGGCCGCGCGCTACGCGCCCCGGGACCCCGGTCGTCACGCCTGGCTGCGCCGGCTGCTGATGGCCGCCGTGCTGCTCGGCCTGGGCTGGGTCGTGCTGGCCGCCGGCTGGTCGTGGAGCCAGCAGCAGTTCTACGTCGCCGAGGACGGCGGGAAGGTCACGATCTTCCGCGGCATCGACGCCAGCCTGCCCGGCGTCTCGCTCTCCCACCCCTACGAGGTCACCGACGTCGAGCTGACCCGGCTCAGCGACATCGACGCCGAGCAGGTCCGCGAGGGCATCGAGTCCGACGACCTGGAGGACGCGCGGCTGACCGTGGACAACTACGCCGCGCGCCAGGACGTCGACTAG
- a CDS encoding FtsW/RodA/SpoVE family cell cycle protein, producing the protein MSQTGTLMGFVHRRRRGAELFLLVLALMVGIGAYAAVGLGVEGVVPADLVGYGGWLTALIVAAHITVRIVAPYADPVLLPLVAALNGLGLAVIRRLDLTYEANGLAQHTFARQQLTWMTLGVILFIATLVLLRDHRVLQRFTYTAGLLGILLLILPFLPLVGREINGARIWINVAGFSFQPGEVAKVLLVIAFAGYLVLHRDALALAGRRVVFIDLPRGRDLGPILAMFGVSMMILVLQNDLGSSLLFFGLFLAMLYVATERPGWLVVGGLLFGAGALAAYTFVGNVQNRFNFWLHPMDHYDDTPGSYQLVEALFGQGWGGLIGRGFGNGFPERVPFAYSDFIISTIGEELGLSAIMAVILCYGLIVERALRIALISRDGFGKLLAVGLGAIVALQVFVVVGGVTGLIPLTGLTTPFLSYGGSSLVANWVIVALLLRVSDQARRPAPRLDPVDDAGEDSESTQVVKLR; encoded by the coding sequence ATGAGTCAGACCGGGACCCTCATGGGCTTCGTGCACCGGCGCCGCCGGGGTGCGGAGCTGTTCCTGCTCGTGCTCGCCCTGATGGTCGGCATCGGGGCCTACGCCGCCGTCGGCCTCGGAGTCGAGGGCGTCGTCCCCGCCGACCTCGTCGGCTACGGCGGCTGGCTGACCGCGCTGATCGTCGCCGCCCACATCACCGTGCGCATCGTCGCGCCCTACGCCGACCCGGTCCTGCTGCCGCTCGTCGCCGCGCTCAACGGGCTCGGCCTCGCCGTGATCCGCCGCCTCGACCTGACCTACGAGGCCAACGGGCTCGCCCAGCACACCTTCGCCCGCCAGCAGCTCACCTGGATGACGCTCGGCGTGATCCTGTTCATCGCCACGCTGGTCCTGCTGCGCGACCACCGGGTGCTCCAGCGGTTCACCTACACCGCGGGCCTGCTCGGCATCCTGCTGCTGATCCTGCCCTTCCTCCCCCTCGTCGGGCGCGAGATCAACGGCGCCCGCATCTGGATCAACGTGGCCGGCTTCAGCTTCCAGCCGGGCGAGGTCGCCAAGGTGCTGCTGGTGATCGCGTTCGCCGGCTACCTCGTGCTCCACCGCGACGCCCTCGCGCTCGCCGGGCGCCGGGTCGTGTTCATCGACCTGCCCCGCGGCCGCGACCTCGGCCCGATCCTGGCGATGTTCGGCGTCTCGATGATGATCCTCGTCCTCCAGAACGACCTGGGCTCCTCACTCCTGTTCTTCGGCCTGTTCCTCGCGATGCTCTACGTCGCCACCGAGCGCCCCGGCTGGCTCGTCGTCGGCGGGCTGCTGTTCGGCGCCGGCGCGCTGGCGGCGTACACCTTCGTCGGCAACGTGCAGAACCGCTTCAACTTCTGGCTGCACCCGATGGACCACTACGACGACACGCCCGGCAGCTACCAGCTCGTCGAGGCGCTGTTCGGGCAGGGCTGGGGCGGGTTGATCGGCCGCGGCTTCGGCAACGGCTTCCCCGAGCGGGTGCCGTTCGCCTACTCCGACTTCATCATCTCCACGATCGGCGAGGAGCTCGGCCTGAGCGCGATCATGGCGGTGATCCTCTGCTACGGCCTGATCGTGGAGCGGGCGCTGCGCATCGCGCTCATCTCGCGCGACGGCTTCGGCAAGCTGCTCGCCGTCGGCCTGGGCGCCATCGTCGCCCTCCAGGTCTTCGTCGTCGTCGGCGGCGTCACCGGCCTCATCCCGCTGACCGGCCTGACCACGCCGTTCCTCTCCTACGGCGGCTCCTCGCTGGTGGCCAACTGGGTCATCGTCGCGCTGCTGCTGCGAGTGTCCGACCAGGCCCGCCGGCCCGCGCCCCGCCTCGACCCCGTCGACGACGCGGGCGAGGACAGCGAGAGCACCCAGGTGGTGAAGCTGCGGTGA
- a CDS encoding FhaA domain-containing protein, with translation MNPLQRFEQRLETVISGVFARAFRSAVQPVEIAAALQRECDNNAQVLSRQRRLVPNDFHVELSVADLERIVGLGRALEQDLVDQLQDHADAQGYVFTGPISIAFESADDLTTGRFRIRSKAQASVTDNDQRTRTRSSHATLEVNGTRHPLRPPGLVVGRGTEADLRINDPGVSRRHLELEVSIDGVEAVDLGSTNGILVDGSKVARARLRDGSTIRIGHTEMTVRIDGGRDEAGGWNV, from the coding sequence ATGAACCCCTTGCAGCGCTTCGAGCAGCGGCTCGAGACCGTGATCTCCGGTGTCTTCGCGCGGGCCTTCCGCAGCGCCGTGCAGCCCGTCGAGATCGCCGCCGCCCTCCAGCGCGAGTGCGACAACAACGCGCAGGTGCTGAGCCGGCAGCGCCGGCTGGTGCCCAACGACTTCCACGTCGAGCTGTCCGTCGCCGACCTCGAGCGCATCGTCGGCCTCGGCCGCGCGCTCGAGCAGGACCTCGTCGACCAGCTGCAGGACCACGCCGACGCCCAGGGCTACGTCTTCACAGGGCCCATCAGCATCGCCTTCGAGTCCGCCGACGACCTGACCACCGGCCGCTTCCGGATCCGGTCCAAGGCGCAGGCGAGCGTCACCGACAACGACCAGCGCACCCGCACCCGCTCCTCCCACGCCACCCTCGAGGTCAACGGCACCCGCCACCCGCTGCGGCCGCCCGGCCTGGTGGTCGGCCGTGGCACCGAGGCCGACCTGCGGATCAACGACCCCGGCGTGAGCCGGCGCCACCTCGAGCTCGAGGTGAGCATCGACGGCGTCGAGGCGGTCGACCTCGGCTCGACCAACGGGATCCTCGTCGACGGGTCGAAGGTGGCTCGCGCCCGCCTGCGCGACGGGTCGACCATCCGCATCGGACACACCGAGATGACGGTCCGCATCGACGGCGGACGCGACGAGGCCGGGGGCTGGAATGTCTGA
- a CDS encoding cation-translocating P-type ATPase: MTTEHAVPGAASPTIDPVSSDTAQVAQAFGVVPETGLSAQEATARLESMGANRLSETAKESGLKAFLRQYQDFMQVILLVAAAVNQIVTQETGTTVLLAGLTVFNAVIGLRQESKAEESVKALAQMMKTIARVRRDGQAVEIDAQDLVPGDVVLVEAGNLIPADGRIYLAATLEIEEAALTGESLPVGKSVEPVLGEDVPLGDRTCMAYMNTSVTRGRGEMIVTATGMKTEIGHIANMLASAETSKTPLQKQLDSLSKIIASIAGVALLLVLMLGLARGESFDALFVTGVALAVAAIPTGLPAVVTALLSMGTREIANRHAIVKRLPAVETLGSTSAICSDKTGTLTLNKMTARQLLIPGQNRYTVSGEGYSTVGEFTHVGGQNHDLDPYLLPMVLCADAVLDGESLIGDPTEGALIVLGAKGGLDIAGTRSALPRVAEVPFDSDYKFMATFHEMTADDGRPVVRCYVKGAPDVLIARATTFRSPDGTLVPITPDNQHLALEANDNIANAGERVMVVAQRDLDPQVLQAGGDLIDHVHDLTLLAMVGIVDPPRAEAKAAIAECRDAGIRVRMITGDHATTAAAIATELGIPGRAVTGHEFASMTDDELLGQLDDIGVIARVAPEDKVRLVTLLKRMDNVVAMTGDGVNDAPALKTADIGVAMGITGTEVSKQAAVMILTDDNFATIVGAVSYGRTLYDNLLKYLRFQMSTLVAYIAVFLAAGVLDIANGSPLNPLQILWLNMVVDIPLAIALGFDQPARGLMARPPRPVGAPVLSRANWIRLCIQGAVMTIGALVAYQIGDAQEGAVVAATMLLTTLSLFHLAGALLSRDQVNTIFDRDTLPAVTQLRRYGIALLAIILVTSIDFLQRLFGTTGLTFAQWCICTGLAASLIVVDELIKLIGRRRQPALDVLPIPAAPAHA; the protein is encoded by the coding sequence ATGACGACGGAGCATGCAGTCCCTGGCGCCGCGAGCCCGACGATCGATCCGGTCAGCTCCGACACGGCACAGGTCGCCCAGGCGTTCGGCGTCGTCCCCGAGACAGGCCTCTCCGCACAGGAGGCGACGGCGCGGCTGGAGTCGATGGGCGCGAACCGACTCTCGGAGACCGCCAAGGAGTCCGGCCTGAAGGCCTTCCTGCGGCAGTACCAGGACTTCATGCAGGTCATCCTCCTGGTGGCGGCCGCCGTCAACCAGATCGTGACGCAGGAGACCGGGACCACGGTGCTGCTGGCCGGCCTGACCGTGTTCAACGCCGTGATCGGGCTCCGCCAGGAGTCCAAGGCTGAGGAGAGCGTCAAGGCGCTGGCCCAGATGATGAAGACGATCGCGCGGGTACGCCGCGACGGCCAGGCCGTCGAGATCGACGCCCAGGACCTGGTGCCCGGCGACGTCGTGCTCGTGGAGGCGGGCAACCTGATCCCGGCCGACGGACGGATCTACCTGGCGGCGACGCTGGAGATCGAGGAGGCGGCGCTGACCGGCGAGAGCCTGCCCGTCGGGAAGTCGGTCGAACCCGTCCTGGGCGAGGACGTTCCGCTCGGCGACCGAACCTGCATGGCGTACATGAACACCTCCGTCACCCGCGGGCGCGGCGAGATGATCGTGACGGCCACGGGCATGAAGACCGAGATCGGCCACATCGCCAACATGCTCGCCAGCGCCGAGACCAGCAAGACGCCGCTGCAGAAGCAGCTCGACTCGCTGTCCAAGATCATCGCGAGCATCGCCGGGGTGGCGCTGCTCCTGGTCCTGATGCTGGGGCTCGCACGTGGCGAGTCGTTCGACGCCCTCTTCGTCACCGGCGTCGCGCTCGCGGTGGCCGCCATCCCGACCGGGCTCCCGGCCGTGGTGACCGCCCTGTTGTCGATGGGCACCCGGGAGATCGCGAACCGCCACGCCATCGTCAAGCGGCTGCCGGCGGTGGAGACGCTGGGCTCGACGTCCGCGATCTGCTCGGACAAGACCGGCACGCTGACCCTCAACAAGATGACCGCCCGGCAGCTGCTCATCCCCGGCCAGAACCGCTACACGGTCTCGGGTGAGGGCTACAGCACGGTCGGCGAGTTCACCCACGTCGGCGGCCAGAACCACGACCTCGACCCCTACCTCCTGCCGATGGTGCTGTGTGCGGACGCGGTGCTCGACGGGGAGAGCCTGATCGGCGACCCGACCGAGGGTGCGCTGATCGTGCTGGGCGCGAAGGGCGGGCTGGACATCGCCGGGACCCGGTCCGCGCTGCCACGGGTCGCCGAGGTGCCGTTCGACTCCGACTACAAGTTCATGGCGACGTTCCACGAGATGACGGCGGACGACGGCCGCCCCGTCGTCCGCTGCTACGTCAAGGGCGCACCCGACGTGCTGATCGCACGCGCGACCACCTTCCGGAGCCCCGACGGGACACTGGTGCCGATCACCCCGGACAACCAGCACCTCGCCCTCGAGGCGAACGACAACATCGCGAACGCCGGCGAGCGCGTCATGGTGGTCGCCCAGCGCGACCTCGACCCGCAGGTCCTCCAGGCCGGGGGCGACCTGATCGACCACGTCCACGACCTCACCCTGCTCGCGATGGTCGGCATCGTCGACCCGCCGCGGGCCGAGGCGAAGGCCGCCATCGCGGAGTGCCGCGACGCCGGGATCCGGGTGCGGATGATCACCGGCGACCACGCCACCACCGCGGCCGCCATCGCGACCGAGCTGGGGATCCCGGGCCGGGCGGTGACGGGCCACGAGTTCGCGTCGATGACCGACGACGAGCTGCTCGGTCAGCTGGACGACATCGGCGTCATCGCGCGGGTGGCGCCGGAGGACAAGGTCCGCCTCGTGACCCTGCTCAAGCGCATGGACAACGTGGTCGCGATGACCGGTGACGGCGTCAACGACGCGCCGGCCCTGAAGACCGCGGACATCGGCGTCGCCATGGGCATCACCGGCACCGAGGTCTCCAAGCAGGCCGCCGTGATGATCCTGACGGACGACAACTTCGCCACCATCGTCGGCGCGGTCTCCTACGGCCGGACGCTCTACGACAACCTGCTGAAGTACCTGCGGTTCCAGATGTCCACCCTGGTGGCCTACATCGCCGTCTTCCTCGCTGCCGGTGTCCTCGACATCGCCAACGGCTCACCCCTGAACCCGCTGCAGATCCTGTGGCTCAACATGGTCGTCGACATCCCGCTCGCGATCGCCCTCGGGTTCGACCAACCGGCACGCGGCCTGATGGCCCGCCCGCCGCGCCCCGTGGGAGCCCCGGTCCTCTCGCGCGCGAACTGGATCCGTCTGTGCATCCAGGGTGCCGTGATGACGATCGGCGCGCTGGTGGCCTACCAGATCGGCGACGCCCAGGAGGGCGCCGTGGTCGCCGCGACGATGCTGCTCACCACGCTGTCGCTGTTCCACCTCGCGGGGGCGCTGCTGAGCCGCGACCAGGTGAACACGATCTTCGACCGGGACACCCTCCCGGCCGTGACGCAGCTGCGGCGCTACGGGATCGCGCTCCTGGCGATCATCCTCGTCACGAGCATCGACTTCCTGCAGCGCCTCTTCGGCACCACCGGCCTGACCTTCGCCCAGTGGTGCATCTGCACCGGTCTCGCCGCCTCGCTCATCGTCGTCGACGAGCTGATCAAGCTCATCGGCCGACGTCGCCAGCCGGCCCTCGACGTCCTCCCGATCCCGGCGGCCCCCGCCCACGCGTGA
- a CDS encoding FHA domain-containing protein FhaB/FipA has product MSELTLFLIRMAFLAILWIFVLSAISVIRSDMFGARVPETARNGAPAPARKGKGNAKANKKPRRGAPTHLLVVEGENPGTRAELADAPLLIGRGSDAAIKLDDDYVSTRHARVAVSGDEWFVEDLGSTNGTYVGPVRITQPTTIGLGVQVRVGKTILELRK; this is encoded by the coding sequence ATGTCTGAGCTGACCCTCTTCCTCATCCGCATGGCGTTCCTGGCCATCCTCTGGATCTTCGTCCTGTCCGCGATCTCGGTGATCCGCTCCGACATGTTCGGCGCGCGGGTCCCCGAGACGGCGCGCAACGGCGCGCCCGCGCCTGCCCGCAAGGGCAAGGGCAACGCGAAGGCCAACAAGAAGCCGCGCCGCGGTGCCCCCACCCACCTGCTCGTCGTCGAGGGTGAGAACCCCGGCACCCGCGCCGAGCTCGCCGACGCCCCGCTCCTCATCGGCCGCGGCAGCGACGCGGCGATCAAGCTCGACGACGACTACGTCTCCACCCGCCACGCCCGTGTCGCGGTGAGCGGCGACGAGTGGTTCGTGGAGGACCTCGGCTCGACCAACGGCACCTACGTCGGCCCCGTCCGCATCACGCAGCCCACCACCATCGGCCTCGGTGTCCAGGTCCGCGTCGGCAAGACGATCCTGGAGCTGCGGAAGTGA